A section of the Candidatus Bathyarchaeota archaeon genome encodes:
- a CDS encoding AAA family ATPase, translated as MLIQELIVENFMSYEYARVPFKQGVNVIGGPNGAGKSSLLVAISVGLGQTSTERSRKLSDLIRWGQDQARVTLILDNSKQGNRRPEPKYNKDQLFLTRVLRRDGKYWFELENRAATKQDVERLLGKFGVDPDNMLIIMHQNMVEQFTVLSNLDKLRMVEEAVGLEPFRENVVQAKTKLSRILTQEESVGKLLEQAEQTLNYWREQYEKFQEKKQLQLKRRFLDRELAWAEVERREAIVKGLQANFNRNQQALGKIEDERQAIIAELDGQQSQQRELRGEIKVAFEERLDLERKIAQNQSTLALIEQVLGEAEILESLPDRNQFKLLRTETLREMLDVSQQQIQKATAQIGANQAKLQTLEESTDKISNQALDRRVALALLDFKRERAAKEQESIEKAIKEAQENLNAALAKAQESGERIVVLKSAGEIQEEMGQTDGHLAALASVSEEIERQYESYSKLYLELKEKAQLVAENREKTLEEVKTRLQAWRAVMEDLLSRVNSEYQRIMSQTLATGEVQLSNPQDIETAGLEIYVGFKGSKPVALDAYTQSGGERTTATMGFLLALQQHVRSPFRAVDEYDIHMDPKNREMIAKVLVAMIKDAAAQYVVITPSQITFAQQDANVITVQNLEGKSVVREVAK; from the coding sequence ATGTTAATTCAGGAACTTATCGTTGAAAACTTTATGAGCTACGAATACGCCCGCGTACCATTCAAACAGGGCGTCAACGTAATCGGGGGTCCGAACGGCGCAGGCAAATCCTCCCTGCTAGTGGCCATCAGTGTGGGTTTAGGGCAAACCAGCACAGAGCGTAGCCGCAAACTCAGCGACCTCATCCGTTGGGGACAAGACCAAGCCCGCGTCACATTAATTCTGGACAACAGCAAGCAGGGCAACCGACGCCCCGAACCAAAGTACAACAAAGACCAACTCTTCTTAACCCGCGTACTGCGCCGTGACGGCAAATACTGGTTCGAACTCGAAAACCGCGCCGCCACCAAACAAGACGTCGAGCGGTTGCTGGGCAAATTCGGCGTAGACCCCGACAACATGCTCATCATCATGCACCAAAACATGGTGGAACAGTTCACCGTACTAAGCAACCTCGACAAACTACGCATGGTCGAAGAAGCCGTTGGGCTGGAACCGTTCCGCGAAAACGTGGTACAAGCCAAAACTAAACTCAGCCGCATCCTCACCCAAGAGGAATCAGTCGGTAAACTCCTCGAACAGGCAGAGCAGACGCTCAACTATTGGCGGGAGCAGTACGAGAAGTTCCAAGAAAAAAAGCAACTCCAACTCAAACGCCGCTTTCTGGACAGGGAGTTGGCGTGGGCTGAGGTTGAACGCCGCGAAGCCATCGTCAAGGGGCTGCAAGCGAATTTTAACCGCAATCAGCAGGCGCTGGGCAAAATCGAAGACGAACGCCAAGCCATAATCGCAGAATTAGATGGGCAGCAGAGTCAACAGCGGGAACTCAGAGGCGAAATCAAGGTTGCGTTTGAGGAGCGTTTGGATTTGGAGCGCAAAATCGCCCAGAATCAATCCACCCTTGCCCTCATAGAGCAAGTTTTGGGTGAAGCCGAAATCCTCGAATCACTCCCAGACCGCAACCAGTTCAAGTTGCTCCGAACAGAGACCCTGCGCGAAATGCTCGATGTTTCCCAGCAGCAAATCCAGAAAGCCACCGCCCAGATAGGCGCCAACCAGGCTAAACTGCAGACGCTTGAAGAATCCACCGATAAAATCTCCAACCAAGCACTGGATAGGCGTGTCGCTTTGGCACTGCTCGATTTCAAACGAGAACGCGCCGCTAAAGAGCAGGAGTCAATCGAGAAAGCCATCAAAGAAGCCCAAGAAAACCTCAACGCTGCACTTGCCAAAGCGCAAGAGTCAGGCGAACGCATCGTTGTCCTCAAAAGCGCAGGCGAGATTCAGGAGGAGATGGGGCAAACCGACGGCCACCTAGCCGCACTCGCCTCGGTTTCGGAGGAGATTGAACGGCAATACGAATCCTACTCAAAACTGTATTTAGAACTTAAAGAGAAAGCGCAACTCGTCGCCGAAAACCGCGAAAAAACGCTTGAGGAAGTTAAAACCCGCCTGCAGGCTTGGCGCGCCGTCATGGAGGACCTACTTAGCCGCGTCAACAGCGAGTATCAACGCATCATGAGCCAAACGCTGGCGACGGGCGAAGTGCAACTTTCCAACCCCCAAGACATCGAAACGGCGGGGCTGGAGATTTATGTGGGTTTCAAAGGCAGCAAACCCGTCGCCTTAGACGCTTACACACAGAGCGGTGGCGAACGCACAACCGCAACCATGGGCTTCCTCCTTGCCCTACAGCAGCATGTCCGCAGCCCCTTCCGCGCAGTCGACGAATACGACATCCACATGGACCCTAAAAACCGCGAAATGATCGCCAAAGTGCTCGTCGCCATGATAAAAGACGCCGCAGCCCAATACGTCGTCATCACACCTAGCCAAATTACCTTCGCCCAGCAAGACGCCAACGTCATAACCGTCCAGAACCTCGAAGGAAAAAGCGTAGTCCGTGAGGTAGCCAAATGA